The Microcystis panniformis FACHB-1757 region ATTAAGGATATAGTCCTCTATAAAGGCGAACAAGAGGTAAAAACCGATGAAACCGACCCAGAAGCGCAGGATTTAGACCAAGAATGAACCCCTTCGTCAATTATCGACGCTGTATTAGCTGCCGTCTCTTCGCCCCGAAAGAATCCTTTTGGCGAATTGTCCGACTACACCCGTCCGGACAGATACAATTAGATCAAGGAATGGGAAGAGCTGCCTATATCTGTCCGCAACCTAACTGCCTGCAATTAGCCCGGCAAAAAAATCGTCTCGGACGGGCCCTAAAAGCCAATATTCCCGAAACGCTCTATGAATCCTTGCAAGAGCGCCTCGGGACTGCCAAGCAAGGTCGTTCAAATCAGGATTAAAATTGACGATCATAGCCACAAAATCGTTAGCATGGAAAGGGGGCAGTCCTGACAGGATCAAAAAATCAGCCAACTTATAGGATCACTAACACTTTAGCCGGGGGATAATGGATGAGTAACGCGAAAGTCAGAATTTACGATTTATCAAAAGAATTGAATCTAGACAACAAAGACATTTTGGACATCTGTGACCAGTTGAACATCGAGTACAAGAGCCACAGTAGCACGATCAGCGAAGAGGATGCCCAACGCATCAAAGCAATCGCTGCGAAGGGATTGGCCTCGAGTACCAGTAAAAATAGCACGGGTCAGCGAGAATCGGCTAGTCCTGCCGAAGAAAAAAAACAAAAGATTTTAGCCCTGCATAAACACAACCGCCCCGAAACTGGCGAAGAAGGGGAAATCTATCCCGGGCCTGCCGGGTCCTCAGCTAAACCGACTTTAATCAGTCCTCCCCGTCCCCCAGTTAAACCCCTCGTTGCTCCCCCAGGGCGCGACGGTGCGGCCGAAAAAACTCCCCCCACCGAGCAGAAAAATGGAGCTACCGCCACTGCTGCACAGATGCTATCTCAGTCCGCCAGTGTGAAAGAAACCCCGACCGAAACCCCGCTAGTGCCAGAAGCAGCCCCCACCTTAATCGCCCCACCTAATCGACCTTCCCTCACCCCGAAACCACGCCCGGGCAGCACCTCGGGCCGGCCAGAACCCCGATCTAAAAATGCCCCCGGCGGTAACGACAGGCCCCGGGGAGAAAAACGCGAGCGCGGCGAGAGCGAAAACGCCCCTAGCCCTGAGCGCAGGGCTGGCTTGGTTAAACCAGAAAAACCGACCCTCAACCGCAAACCCGACGGAAAAAGCCCGAAACTGGCGGAACCAACTAGAGAAGTGCGGGAGACGGTGGAATTGAAGCGCCCGGTTCGCCCTGGTATGCCCGCTAAAATCTCGGCTACTGGCGAGGAAGAAACCGACACCACCAAGAAATCTGGTGTTGATGGCACAGAAATCGATACAGATACCGGATTGCTCGGAGCAGACGGGCCCAAAAAACTCAAACGACCGACCATGCCCCCTCGCATGGCTAAAAAATCTAGCTGGGAAGAGGAAGAAGAAGAAGAGAAAAAAGCGGCCAAAACTGCCAAAACTGCTGGCAAAAACAAACGCCGCACCCAAGCTCTCTTTGAAGATGATGATGATCTAGAATCGGAACTATCCGGGTTAATCAATAGCCCCAGTTTTACCCTTTCCACTGCTCGTCCCCCCAAACCGCCCAGCGCTAAAGCTGCCACCCCTGGCACCCCAACAGCAGTCAAAGTTAAGCGGCCCAGTAAACCAACCGCCCACACCGGCAGTCCGAAAAGCGAGCGCCAAGAACCCCAAGAGGAAAAACGCCCAGAAAGCATCATCATCACCGGCAGTCTCACCGTGCGCGACCTCTCGGAATTGATGAAAGTCCCGGAAACCGAGATCATCAGAACCCTATTTTTTAAAGGGATGGCGGTGAATATCACCCAAACTCTCGACGTGGACACGATCGAAATGATCGCCAGGGACTTCGAGATGACCGTGGAAACCCCCAGCACCCAGTCGGCGGCGATCAAAACCACGGAGATGATCGATGTCTCCGACTGGGAAAGTCTCCAGCGTCGTCCCCCCGTCGTCACCATTATGGGTCACGTTGACCACGGCAAAACCACCCTCCTCGACTCGATCCGCAAAACCAAAGTCGCCCAGGGGGAAGCCGGCGGCATCACCCAGCACATCGGTGCTTACCACGTCGATGTGGAACATAACGGCAAACCGGAACAGATTGTCTTTTTGGATACCCCCGGTCACGAAGCTTTTACCGCCATGCGCGCCCGTGGGGCGAGAGTCACCGATATAGCGGTACTGGTGGTGGCCGCCGATGATGGTGTACAACCCCAAACGAAAGAGGCAATTAGTCACGCCAGGGCCGCCGAAGTCCCCATCGTGGTGGCGATTAACAAAGTCGATAAACCTTCTGCTAACCCCGACCGGATTAAACAGGAATTGACCGAACAGGGACTGGTGGCCGAAGATTGGGGCGGTGAGACGATCATGGTTCCCGTTAGCGCCCTGCGGGGTGAAAATCTCGATAATCTGCTGGAAATGATCCTCTTGGTGGCAGAAGTGGAGGAATTGGTCGCTAACCCCGACCGCTTGGCGAAGGGAACCGTCATCGAAGCTAACCTCGATCGCACCAAAGGCCCCGTGGCTACCCTGCTCGTCCAGAATGGCACTCTCCGCGTCGGTGATAGCATCGTCGCCGGTTCCGTTTTCGGCAAAATTCGGGCTATGATCGATGATCGCGGTCAAAAAGTCGAAGCGGCCACCCCCTCCTTCGCCGTGGAAATCCTCGGTCTCAGTGATGTGCCGGCCGCTGGCGATGAATTCGATGTCTATGAAAGTGAAAAAGAGGCCCGGGCGATTGCCGATCAACGGGCGATCGAACGACGCAACACCCGTTTACAACAGGCCCTCTCTTCTCGTCGCGTTAGCCTTAGCACCCTCTCTATCCAAGCTCAAGAAGGACAACTCAAGGAACTTAATCTCATCCTCAAGGCAGATGTGCAAGGTTCCGTCGAGGCCATCCTCGGTGCGCTCAAACAGTTACCCCAAAACGAAGTGCAGATTCGCGTTCTCCTCGCCTCTCCAGGGGAAATCACCGAAACCGATGTGGATCTGGCCGCCGCTAGTGGTGCGGTGGTGGTGGGCTTTAATACCACCCTTGCCAGTGGTGCGCGCGCATCCGCCGATCGGGAAGGGGTCGATATCCGCGATTACAATATCATCTACAAGCTTCTCGATGATATTCAAGGGGCGATGGAAGGTCTTCTCGACCCCGAAGAAGTGGAAGAACACCTCGGTTTTGCCGAAGTGCGTGCCGTCTTCACCGTCGGTCGTGGGGCCGTGGCGGGCTGTTATGTCCAATCAGGTAAACTGGTGCGGAATCGCTTCCTGCGGGTGCGTCGCGGCAAGGAAATTGTTTATCAGGGAGTTCTTGATTCCCTCAAACGGATGAAGGAAGATGCCCGGGAAGTAGCTACCGGTTTCGAGTGCGGTGTCGGTGTTTCTAAATTCAATGACTGGAAAGAAGGCGACATTATCGAAGCCTACGAAATGGTCATGAAACGTCGCACTTTATCCAGTTAATTAGACTTGAACCGTCGGGAGTCGGGAGTCAGTTATCAGTTATCAGTTATCAGTTATCAGTTATCAGTTATCAGTTATCAGTTATCAGTTATCAGTCATAATTCATAATTCCCCCACTCCCCCACTCCCCCACTCCCCTGCTCCCCCACTCCCCCATCTCCCCACTTCCCTCTATGAAATCAGAACCTTTTTTGTGGATTCATCTGGCGGGGTTAGCGGCCTTGCCAATCTTTTTACAAATCGCTTGGATTGGTTTAGCTGTGGGCGATCCCTTGCCTTTTCTTTGGCTAGAATGGCTATTTCTAGGAGCGATCGCTATCATACCCGTCTTTTGGATGCAGTGGACAAAACCTTTTGATATTTTTAGTCTTTTGTTGGTTGCTCTGAAACCGAGTCAACTCACCCCCGAACAGTTAAAAATTCTCTCTCTTTTTAAACGTCCTCGCCATCGTCTTCTTACTCTTTTGGGAGTCGTCCTCTTAATTCTCATCACTTGGCCAATCTACAATTTTGCCCCTCTAGCGGCTGCCGTGGCCGCCTATCTCCCCCAATGGCGGCTTTTAGGTTTAGTAATCGCTGCGATCGCTCTCCTCTTAAGTCACCTATTTCTACAGGTTCCTCTGAGTGTTCTGGGGGTTTTAGCCACTAAGGAAAGTGACTGGACAGCCACCGAAGCTTTAGTTATTGAGCGCATTCCTGAGTTATTTACCATTGTTGGTCTAAAAGTTAATAAAATTATCTAAATTAGCTAAAATGCCGCCAATTTATGCTAGGAATGTAGGATCGAGCGCCCGTTTAAGGGTTGAATATTCCTCGCATTACTCGGAAAAATCGCGACCAATTGTTGCAGTTGTTGGGGAGAAATTTCGATCGCATTTTGCCAGACTAACCAGAGAACATCCTCGCTACAGGGAGGAGTGGACAAAGACCCCCGATATTCATAGAAACCGCTATTTTCTGGCAGTAAAAGCCCAGCATTGACCCAAGTATCGGGGATAATCATTTCAGGAGAAGGTTCTTGGGGCAAATAAGCCCAAATCGTTTGTAAATAGGGATTAAAAGCGCCGATTTCGGCTAAGATACCCACAACTGCTAAATTTCCCTTCCCATTTCGATGCACTAAATGAATTTCTAGAGGGAAAGACTGACCTTTAATCTGATGTTCGCTGGGATGATGAAAATGAAACTGCAACAAATCCCAGTTTTCGCCGTGAAAACTCATGTTTCCACCTTTTTCGGTCTGAACTAAGATTGTACGACCGTTATGGCGAATTTTTAAGGGTACAGGACGATAATTAAAGGTGGGTTGGTATAGCTCTTTTTCAGTCACTATACTCAGATCGATCGGTGTTTGTTGCTTTCCCGTGGTGCAGAGACAATAATTCCTTGATAATTCGCCCCAATGGTCAATATTTTGATAATTCCAAGTAAATTCTGGATTAATAGCCCCAAAAAGAGCGTGAGAGCCAATAAATTGCAGTAATTCTCGTCTATACATGGTATTAAATCCAGCAATCATCAGATAATTAGGGTTTGCTGAAAAAGTTTTTCCTGGGGGCAGGGTGTAGGGTGTAGGGTGTAGGGTGTAGGGTGTGGGGTGTGGGGTGTGGGGTGTGGGGTGTAGGGTGTGGGGTGTGGGGTGTAGGGTGTAGGGAGAATAAATAAAATAATCTCCTATCTCCTGACTCCTGACTCCTGACTCCTCAAAACCTAAGACTCTGTACCTCACAACTATGGAAATTGCTATAATCGGCTCACATCAGACTTTAAACCTCTAGCTTGATGATGAGTTTTCTGATCAATATCTTTTTGTGGTTCGTGTCCGACTTACTCAAATATCAGTGTAACACAGAACAAAATCACCTCTGCGCCTGTATTGCCTTGTCCTAGTTGTGGTTCTCACCATACCATCAAGAATGGTTCTATTGATAAGGGGAAACCCAAACGTTAATGTTAAGAATGTGGTGGCCAGTTTGTCAGCAATCCCACTACTAAAACTTTATGAACACACCCGAATTAGCCATTGCTACCGTTGGTTTAACCAAACAATTTGACCGCCATGGGGCTGTTAATCAAGTGGATTTACAGATTGAAGCGGGGGAAGTTTACGGGTTAATCGGTCCAAATGGAGCGGGAAAAACCACTTTAATTAGGATGTTAGCGGCAGCGGAAGAACCGACAACGGGAGAAATATATCTGCACGGAGAACGTCTTTTAAGAGATGAGAGTAATCCCCGTCTGAAAAGAAATTTAGGTTATCTACCCGATAATTTTCCCCTCTACGATGACCTAAATGTCTGGAATTATCTGGATTATTTTGCCCGTCTTTATCATATCCCTCGCTCCCAACGTCATCGCCGCATTTATGAGGTTCTAGAACTGGTACAATTAACCAATAAAAGCCATAATTTGATCGCTACTTTGTCCCGGGGGATGAAACAACGTTTAAGTTTAGCCCGAACGATTATTCATGAACCTTTAATTTTACTTCTCGATGAACCAGTTTCTGGATTAGACCCGATCGCTCGCCTACAATTTCGTGAGATTATTAAAGTCTTACAATCGGCAGGTATGACTATTTTAATTTCTTCCCATGTCCTTAGTGATTTAGCGGAACTTTGTAGTTCTGTGGGTATAATGGAATTAGGTTATCTAGTGGAAAGTACCTCTTTAGAGGAATTAAATCAACGTCTAGCCGGTCAATACTTGCAGATTACGACTCTAGGCAATTTAGAAGCCTTAGAAACCGCTCTTAAGCAATGTGTTTTTGTGGAAAGTTGGCAAAGAATTATTAATACTAATACTCTCCGGGTTAAATTTACGGGAACCCTAGAAGATAGTGCCGAATTGTTGAAATCTTTAGTCGTTTCTGGTCTGAACTTAAGCGAGTTTTATACTTGCCGCGAAGATTTAGAAACTATTTTCCTAAAACTGGGACATCGACAGGCATCTTAAGGGGAAATAATAATTTTAAATCTGGGATAGTAACTTTTCGACTAATTTAATTTGCTCCTGACTAAAACCAGCTTCCTTCAGGTGTGCCAGAAACCATTTTTGTCGATAACGACTGTCTAAATTCCTAGCCTTTCTATAGGTATCCTGCGCTTTTTTACTATCACCTTTATCTAAATAAATCATTGCCAAAGCCACAAGAGGATGGGGATTATTTGGCTCTAATTTAACTGCTTTTTTAGCGTTATTAATAGCTGAATCAAAATCTTTGAGGCGATGATAGGCGAGGGATAAATTATAGTAGGCGATTTCATTATCGGGTTTTAAATTAGCGGCTTTAGTATGAGTGACTACGGCTTTTTCAAGATGACCACCGACAAGATAAACAATTCCTAAAGCATTATAAGCAGCCACATGATCGGGAGCAATTTTAATCGTTTCCTCTAGGGTTGTTTGTGCCGCTAAAGGTTGTTTAGCGAGGTGTTGTGTCCAACCTAAAATTACTCTCCCGTCTAGATGATTGGGGTTTAACTGTACCGATTTTTTTAAAGCCTCAATACTTTTGACAAAATCTCCCTGTTGACGATACTGTAATCCCAATTGACGATAACGATTAGCAGCTTTAATGTCTGATGCGGAAATAATCGGACTGGGAGAAGGAGAAATGATTATCTTAGCCGTCGGTTCTTTTTTAATAGGAGAGGGGGGACTACAGCCCCAAAAAACCGGGGAACTAAAGATGATCAAGATAGTCAGGATTCGATAACTATTCATGGGACAATTAATACCAGTCCAATTGTTAAGGGTGTCATCAAATTATGAATTATTCCCCTGAATCCGTGCAACGGCTGCTCGATTCCAATGATTATGGCGATCGCTTATCGGGAGTTAATCAACTGCGTTATTTAGCCCCAGAAATCGCCTTCGAGATGTTACAGCCTTTGATTAACGATAGTAACGCCAGGGTGCGTTATTCGGCGGTAAGTCAGTTAGATATCCTCGGTCGTCAGAATCCTGATCTGGCCTTAACTATTCTACGCGATCGTTTGTTGCATGATCCGGAAGCAGATGTGAAAGCGGCCGCGGCCGATGCGATCGGGGGGTTAAAATTAACGGCAGCCTACGATGATCTGGTGGCTGTCTATCAACAATCCTCCGACTGGTTAATTCAATTTAGCATTGTGGCCGCTTTGGGCGAATTGGGGGAACCCCGGGGCTTTGAACTGCTGGAAATCGCCCTTAACTCCGATAATGAATTGGTAAAAACGGCCGCCGTCAGTGCTTTTGGGGAACTAGGCGACCCTCGCGCCGTCTCTTTACTCGTTCCCTTGGCTAATGATGATGACTGGCAACTGCGCTATCGTCTCGCTCAAGCTTTAGGCCGCTTAGGGGGGCAAGATGCGATCGCTGTTTTGACCCAGTTAACCGGCGACAAGAGCGCCCAAGTCGCCCAAGAGGCCCGCAATAATCTCGTTCAAGGGTGATGCAGAATAGTTGATTTTTGTCAATACCATTTACAATAAATTTTAATTAAGAATCGTTAACAAAGGTAAAGCGATGAAACAATTTACCCGTTTAATCTTGCTCGTCGGTCTTCTCGCGGGGGGCTGTTTCTCTGCATCAATTGCGATCGCTGATAATCCGGCGGGGGCAATCGTGAGCAAGGATTCACAGGTTAACGAACTACTGCGTCAAGCGCGGCAATTGGTCAAAAATGGCAATTATGGGGAAGCTATAGCCATTTACGAGCGGGCGGCAGCCCTTGATGGCAATAATGCCAAAATTTTCTCTGGGATTGGCTTTTTACAAACGCGGCAAGGGGATTATAACGCCGCCGCCCAAGCATACCAAAAAGCTTTAAGTCTCGATCCGAGTAATCCCGACTTTTTCCATGCTCTCGGTTATAGTTTGGCTAATATCGGCGATTATGACAATGCAGCCACCGCTTACTACTACGCTATCCAAATAGAACCGAAAAACGTCCAACACTACCTCGGTTTAGGGGTGGTATTATTACGGCAAAAAAACTATGCAAAAGCGGGCGAAGTTTACCAATGGGTTTTAGCTCTCGACCCCAATAATCAGCAAGCCCACGAAATCATGGGTAAGGCTTTGATTGAACAGAATAAAACCAGCGAAGCCCTCGATTTTCTCCAAAAATCCCTGCAAAGATTCCCTAACAATAGTGAATTAAGATTGCAACTGGCCAGCCTTTTGCTTAAACAGGGCGATTTAAATGGCGGAACCCAAATTTTAAAAGAAATAGAGCGACAAAGTGCCGGAAATTTTTTAATTCAGCTAAAAATAGGGATTTTACTTGAAAAACAAGAGCGTTTTGACGAGGCTCTTCCCTTTTATCGTCGGGCTGTTTTCCTACAACCCCAATCGTTGGAAGCACAAGCGGGAATCGGTCGCATCCATCTGGCCAGAAAAGATTATCTTGCAGCAATTATCGCCTATCAAGATTTGGCCGAAATTGCCCCCAATAACGCCGATGTCTATCTTAATCTCGGTCGGGCCTACGCGGGCCGGGGACGAAAAAGAGAAGCGGAGGAAGCTTTTAAGCAAGCGCGAGCGGTTTATGTGCTGAAAAATAATCAATCCGGCCTGGAGGAAGTGGATGCCCTGCTGAAGAAGTTGCTTGAGTAAAACCAGATCAGTGATCAGTTTTCAGATTTGAGTTTTCAGATTTGAGTTTTCAGATTTGAGTTTTTAGTTCACTGATGCGATCACGGCAAAAAGCTCTTTTCTCCCAACTCTAGCCCAGTCTTAAGGAGTGATTTAGATAGTCAATAGTTTATTCCCAATCGATCGGCAGCCATTGATTATCTAAAACCTGTTCGAGATTAAAAATTATCTGACTGGGTAAACCGCCAGGGGATAAACCCATTTTTTTCCGGACGGCCTCTAAAGCTGTATGGTAGGATGGCTCAAAAATCTCCCGAAGATAGGGCTTTAAACTAGGGCTATCCTCCAGTAAATCTTGAATTTCTGCCCGAAAATTATTGATTTCTCCATTCCAATGATTGCCATTCCGGTCTCTTTCCGATTGCCAGTAAGTTAATTTTAGTAAATGTTCTAGGAGACGAGTTAAAAGACTTTTGAGCGCGTGTCTTTCACTTCTCCCCATCGATTCAATCTCCTCAATTAAGTTGTCTAAATCCACCTCGGCAAACTGGCCTTTTTTTAATTGTTCTGCCGTGGTTTTTAGCCAGAGATAAAAATCTTCTTCGTATAATGTTAGGGTCGCTGTTTCTGTCGCTCTAGTCATGACGGAACTGCCACAGATGAAAAGTAATCGGGATTCTATATTATACAATTTTCAGACTGGTGAGGTACAAAGTCTCTCAAGGCTGAGGACTGACGTTCAAAAAGATCGCACTGCATTGATTGAGTGCGATCGCTTTTAGTGATCGATTTTTAAGTAGCGAATTTCTGAGTCAGATTCCTACTTTAATAATTTGCGCGTCAAAGCCGAACCTGCACCCAAAACACCGATGGCAAGTAAGCCTAAGACGGAAGCTGGCTCAGGAACACGCCCTGTATCAGGACGCTGAAGGTAATCTACAGAAAGAGCCTCAATCAAGAAGGTGTCCCCTGGTGTCTTGGGAATCAAGTTGATAGTCGATTTCAGTGTCCCTAGTACCCCATCATAAACTCCAATTGATGAGTTATAGACATTTGAGACGTAAAAATCGGTACCATCGTAGGCAATACCAGTTGCAGCAGCTGGAGCAGTAATGAAAGCTGCTTGCAGGAGATTGCCATTAGTATCGTAAATATCATAGACACCGCAGGCATCGCAGCGGTTGCTAATTAGTTTGCCATTGAAGTACTCCAGACCATCCATATAGTCGGCGAGTAGTATGGGTAAACGTGGCACTATGCCATAGTCAATAATTTTTTCCGTGGTTGGCTGCAGTTGAATTTTGGCTAAACAATGAAACCAAATTTGACTAACTAAAACTATTAAGGCCCCCCATCCTATCCAGAGGACGGCCAAATAAAAGCCCGATAATTCTAAAACAATTGTACTAACTGTGACAATAAAAAAGCGATCGAGGCGAGGATCGCTGATTTTTTGCTGAAATTGGGCAATTTCTGCCAAGTCCACCGCCGCCATGCGTGCCTGTTCCATACACATCCCCAGGATACCTAGGGCAAGAATGGGAGCGGATAGGTTTTCCGGTGGGAAGATTTGGGAGATTATGCCTAAACTAGCCGGAAAAAACAGATGAACGTAGGTTGGGTTGAAGCATGAAACCCAACGCCCGCATGGGTTACGCTACCGCTAACCCATCCTACAAATAATTGTGCCTCCCTACTTAGGGCAAGAATAGCAGCGGATAGGTTTTCTGGTGAAAAGATTTGGGAGATTATGCCTAAACTAGCCGGAAAAAACCGTAAAAAAAGGATCGTTCGTCTCATCTATTCGGGGTGGGGTCAGATTAAGATAAGAAATGCTCTTGACTTGATCATTTCTGTAATGTCTTGTTTGCCTCCTTTTCAAAATGCTCTCCTTCTCACCCAAGCTTTAACCCATCGTTCCTATGTCAATGAACAGTCCCAATTGACGGAAAATAACGAGCGCCTAGAATTTTTGGGCGATGCGATTTTAGCTTTTTTGGTGGGCGAACTATTGTATCAAAAATATCCCGCCATGAACGAGGCCGAATTAACTCGTTTGCGGTCAAATTTGGTCAAAGAAGAACAATTAGCGCAATTGGGCATTGAAATCGGCCTGGGGGAGTTAATGCGTTTGGGTAAGGGGGCAATTAAAGATCGGGGGCGATCAAATCCTACCCTATTAGCGGACACTTTTGAAGCGATAATTGGGGCTTATTATCTAGATTCGGGGTTAAATGCGGTTAAAAACTATCTGCACGGGCTTTTTATCCCTGTAGCCTCTCATTTAGTCTCTCAACAATCGGAATCGCCATCTTTTATCGATGCCAAAAATCTCTTTCAACAGTGGGCGCTGGCTAATTTCGCCTCTAATCCAGAATATGCGATCATTGATGTTACAGGACCGCCCCACGCTAGGGAATTTACTGCTGAAGTGCGGGTTAATAACCTTCTCTACGGTACAGGTAAAGGTAAACGGAAACAGGATGCCACCAAAGCGGCTGCCGAAGATGCCTTAAAGCGCTGTCAATGGCAATAATAAATAGGGCCAAACCTACTTATCTTAGGGGCCACCAATTAACTTTATCTCTGGTGGCACTGTAAACTTCTTTTAAACCCTCGGCATCCAGTACCCGAATTAAATCCCCCGTCGATTCTGAGGCAATTAATCCCACGGTTTGCAATCCTTTTAATACCTGTTCGACGGTGCGTTGATTGAGTTGACAAGCGCGAGCAATCACATCGACGGATAAATCAAAAGTATAGATATTTTCGGCACTCGGTTGACTGCCTAATTCTCTTTCTTGATAGATTAAAGCTCTCAGTAAAGTGGCTACAGCTTGGGGTGGATAGCTACTGCAATTAAGCAGATGATACTCGAATTTTTGCTGTAATTCAAATAAAAAACAGTACCGTTGACGAAAACTTTCGTTATCGTTGTAAATCTTTTCTAGTGCCGATAAGGGAATTTTCAGGACGTGGGTAGTTTTATAGGATTCCACCAAACAGGGAAAAGCGCGACTGGCTAAACCATAACTAAAGGGTAAACTCCTCATACCAAAACAGCCACCGGGGTAGGTAATGGCAATAATCCGGTCGAGGGGAGTGCTGCGGACGACGATTACACCCTCATCCAAAATCACATACAAAACATCTAGAAATTCATCGGGTAGAAAAGCCGTATAGACGGGACGATTGGAAAATAGCGTCTCTAGCTTGAGATTGTCGGCATCGAGATACTGACTTAACCAAGCTTCCTCTAGTCCGCGAAAGAGAAAACTCTGGTTAATCAGTTGTTGTAGGAGGGTTGTTTTTTTGGCCTTGACGCTCTTGCCCATAGTCTCAAACCTAGATGTAGCACTGATTTTATCTTCTCACAGTTTCCCTTGTTATCGCCTTATTCCCAATTTGTTTTATAAATGTATTGAAATTTTATTTCCTGTGCTGTAAGATTAAAGCAGACCTGAAAACAGATACAACCTCAGAGTAAAGCTTAGGAGTGCCGCCGATGCAGTCATCCCAGTCTTGTTTATCCCTACTCATGGCAACTGTCTTGACGGGAGGAATGCTGGCATCTTGTACCTCATCCCCCACCAATAGCGGCAATGACAGCCAAAAACCCGTGACTGTGACGCTTGTTTCCTATGCTGTTACCCAAAGCGCCTACGAAAAAATCATTCCCAAATTTGTCGAGGAATGGCAACAAAAAACGGGGCAAAAAGTAACTTTTGAACAGAGTTATGGTGGTTCCGGTTCCCAAACTCGCGCCGTTATCGATGGTTTAGAAGCGGATGTGGTAGCGTTGGCTTTAGCTTTGGATACCAAGAAAATTGAGCAAGCGGGATTAATTCAACCCGGTTGGGAAAAAGAAGCTCCTAATGACTCTATTGTTCATAAATCTGTGGTGGCTTTTGTTCCTCGTGATGCCAATATTAAAATTAATCAATGGTCAGATTTAGCCAAGGATAATATTAAAGTTATTACCGCTAATCCCAAGACTTCCGGCGGAGCGCGCTGGAATTTTCTCGCTCTTTGGGGTTCGGTGACGCAAGCGGGAGGCAGTGAACAAGCGGCGGAAACTTTTGTCGAAAAAGTGTTTAAAAATGCGCCAGTTTTACCTAGAGATGCTCGCGAATCTAGTGATGTATTTTTTAAACAAGGTCAGGGAAATGTGCTAATTAATTACGAAAACGAGATGATTCTCGCTAACC contains the following coding sequences:
- a CDS encoding tetratricopeptide repeat protein, which produces MKQFTRLILLVGLLAGGCFSASIAIADNPAGAIVSKDSQVNELLRQARQLVKNGNYGEAIAIYERAAALDGNNAKIFSGIGFLQTRQGDYNAAAQAYQKALSLDPSNPDFFHALGYSLANIGDYDNAATAYYYAIQIEPKNVQHYLGLGVVLLRQKNYAKAGEVYQWVLALDPNNQQAHEIMGKALIEQNKTSEALDFLQKSLQRFPNNSELRLQLASLLLKQGDLNGGTQILKEIERQSAGNFLIQLKIGILLEKQERFDEALPFYRRAVFLQPQSLEAQAGIGRIHLARKDYLAAIIAYQDLAEIAPNNADVYLNLGRAYAGRGRKREAEEAFKQARAVYVLKNNQSGLEEVDALLKKLLE
- a CDS encoding DUF29 domain-containing protein, whose amino-acid sequence is MTRATETATLTLYEEDFYLWLKTTAEQLKKGQFAEVDLDNLIEEIESMGRSERHALKSLLTRLLEHLLKLTYWQSERDRNGNHWNGEINNFRAEIQDLLEDSPSLKPYLREIFEPSYHTALEAVRKKMGLSPGGLPSQIIFNLEQVLDNQWLPIDWE
- the rnc gene encoding ribonuclease III; protein product: MSCLPPFQNALLLTQALTHRSYVNEQSQLTENNERLEFLGDAILAFLVGELLYQKYPAMNEAELTRLRSNLVKEEQLAQLGIEIGLGELMRLGKGAIKDRGRSNPTLLADTFEAIIGAYYLDSGLNAVKNYLHGLFIPVASHLVSQQSESPSFIDAKNLFQQWALANFASNPEYAIIDVTGPPHAREFTAEVRVNNLLYGTGKGKRKQDATKAAAEDALKRCQWQ
- a CDS encoding Crp/Fnr family transcriptional regulator; translation: MGKSVKAKKTTLLQQLINQSFLFRGLEEAWLSQYLDADNLKLETLFSNRPVYTAFLPDEFLDVLYVILDEGVIVVRSTPLDRIIAITYPGGCFGMRSLPFSYGLASRAFPCLVESYKTTHVLKIPLSALEKIYNDNESFRQRYCFLFELQQKFEYHLLNCSSYPPQAVATLLRALIYQERELGSQPSAENIYTFDLSVDVIARACQLNQRTVEQVLKGLQTVGLIASESTGDLIRVLDAEGLKEVYSATRDKVNWWPLR
- a CDS encoding sulfate ABC transporter substrate-binding protein; the encoded protein is MQSSQSCLSLLMATVLTGGMLASCTSSPTNSGNDSQKPVTVTLVSYAVTQSAYEKIIPKFVEEWQQKTGQKVTFEQSYGGSGSQTRAVIDGLEADVVALALALDTKKIEQAGLIQPGWEKEAPNDSIVHKSVVAFVPRDANIKINQWSDLAKDNIKVITANPKTSGGARWNFLALWGSVTQAGGSEQAAETFVEKVFKNAPVLPRDARESSDVFFKQGQGNVLINYENEMILANQKGEKLAYTVPTDYNISIDNPVAVVDANVDKKGTRKVAEAFVQFLFTPEAQREFAKVGFRPVEPTIVKEFESKFPQIKNLFTVQDLGGWDQVQKQFFDDGGLFDKILTKAGKS